In the Sandaracinus amylolyticus genome, CGGTCATGGCGTCGTTCCTCGTCGAGGGAATCTCGGTGGAGCGCCTGGTGCGCGTGACGCCCGCGGAGATCGCGACGCGGTACGCGGCGTTCGCGCGGCTCGCGCACTTCGCGACGCCGTCCGAGATCGGCACGCTCTGATCGGGCGCGCCGCTACGGAATCCGTAGCGCTACGGATTCCGTAGCGACCTTCGGGTCGCCCCCGGGAAAAATCGTTGCGCGCGCTACGAAGCGCGCCGACCGTCTCGCTTTGTGGTTAGGATGGCGCCCCGCGCGTGCGCGCGACCACGAGGAGATTGGCGATGTCGAAGGGGCGGATTGGCTTGGCGATGATTGCGCTCGCCGGAGCGCTGAGCGTCGGGTGCGGTGACGACGACGGATCGACGGGGGGCACGGACGCGGGGCAGGCGGATGCGGGCTGTACGCCCATGACACCGCCCACGCTGCCGACCGAAGATCCTCCGACCGACGTCGAGTGCACGGCGCCCGACGGAGGCACGCCGGGCATGGGCGCGTGCTGCTACGTGGACTCGCAGTCGGACGTGCAGGAGGCGCCCGAGCTGCGCCTCCGCTACCTCGAGATCAGCGCGCCGGAGGGCTCGGCGCTCACCGGGCCGGTGCTGCTCGGCGTGCTCAACAACGCGCTCGAGAAGGGCACGTTCGCGTGGCTGATCCGCGTCGAGGGCGCGGACGCCGACGGTGAGGTCACCGTGCGCACCGGCTTCGGCGTGAAGGCCGAGGACGGCACCTACGCCTTCCCGACGGGCGATGGCAGCGACCCGCTCGGCGTCGACGACGTGGAGCGCTACGGCCCCGCGGAGATCCCGGGCACGATCACGGGCGAGCGCGTGGTGACCGAGCGTCACACGGGCTCGGTCGTCGTGCCGGTGCTCAACGAGGCGGAGACCGACGTCCAGCTCGAGCTCGAGCTGCGCAACATCCAGGTCATCGAGGGCGAGCTCAACAGCGAGCGCAGCTGCGTCGGCTGGCAGTCGAGCCGCGGTCGGTTCCAGACCGGCGCGATCCTCGACGGCTTCATCGAGGTCGAGTCGGCGCGCCAGGGCATGGTCGTGAGCGGCCCGGTCATGACGACGGTGTGCGCGGCGATCGCGGGCCTGCTGACGCAGGCGAACTACTGCGAGGAGAACCCGCAGAGCATGTGGATCACGCAGCCCGACTCGCTCTGCACCGAGACCGGCTGCACGGCGAACGCGAGCTGCGAGGAGGACGTGTGCGATCGCGGCGGCGACAGCACGACGGGCCTTCCCGCGTGCAACGCGTGGCGTCTGGTCGCGCAGTTCGCGGCGCAGGGCGTCGAGATCACGAACTGACGCGCGGACGAGCGCGTGATGGAGCCCGCCCGGTCCGAGAGGACCGCGGCGGGCTTCGTCGTTGTGGGGCGCAACGCGCACGGCGCGAGAGCGATGGCGGCCCGTCGCGAGTAGGCTCGCGGCGGGAGGGCTCGATGCCGAAGGTGTGGGTGGGGCTGTGCGTCGCGATGGTGCTCGTGGGATGCGAGCCGGACTACGCGTGCGGCGACTTCGTGTGGAGCGAGGACCAGGGGCGCTGCGTGTGCCCGATGGGCACGACGCAGAGCGACGCGGGCACGTGCCTGCTGAGCGACGGCGGGATGATCTTCCCGCCCGGATGGGACGGCGAGGTCCCGGGCGCGTGCCCGGATGGGCGCCCGATGCGCGAGCTCTTCGAGGACGCCGACGGTGACGGCCGCGGGCGCCCCGGCACCGGCGCGCTGCGCTGCGAAGGCGTGACCGATGGCGACGACTGCGACGACACGTGCGCCGAGTGTTTCCCCGGCGCGACCGAGATCTGCGACGGCCGCGACAACGACTGCGCGAGCGGCGCGGACGACCCGTTCGCGTGCGTGCGCGGCGCCGCGACGGAGTGCGAGACGAGCTGCGGCTCGACCGGCGTCGTCGCATGCGGGCTCGACTGCGCGGTGCCGGCGAGCGCGACGTGCACGCCGCCGGAGGAGGCGTGCGACGGAGACGACGACGACTGCGACGGAGTGGTGGACGAAGGCGTGCTGGCCGTCGGCGAGCCGGTGGACTGGATCGCGCTCGTGGGCAACCACTTCCACGTCGAGCCGCGAACGGACGGGCTCGTCGCGGTGTGGGCGGATGACGCGGGAGTGCACGCGCGGCTCGTCGATGCATCCGGCGCGCCCGCAGGCGCGACGATCGATCTCGCGTCCACGCTCAACGCCGATCAACTGGACACCGACGTTCGCGGAACCGTGTTGTACGTCGCGTATTCGCGCGGCAGCGAGATCTACCTGCTCTCGGCGGAGCTGCCGTCCCTGACGGTCACGGCGGGACCTCGGCGGATCGCCAGCCTCGCCTCCCCGACCCACACCCTGCAGGTCGAGCACACGTACACGACGATGGTCTTCCACGACGCCGCATCGGGGAGCGGCATCCGCATGCGGTCGGGCACGAACATCGCGACGGACGCGTTCAACGAGCGGACCGCAGTCGCGGTGAGCACGCTCGAGTACGAGGTCGTGGTCCCCGCGACCTCGATCGACCGGACGTACATCGTCTACTCCGGTCGATCCTCGGAGGCCGAGGACTACGAGATCTACGTGCAGCCGGTGACCTCGCTCGGGCCGGACGGGACCGCGCACCGCATCACCGACAACGCACTGCACGACGATCGTCCGATCGTCGCCGAGCAGGACGATCGACTCGCGATCGCTTGGCTCCAGCGCGCCACGACCGGGTCCGGCACGTCGTCGTTGCAGGTCCACTCGATCGTACCGACGGCAAGCAGTCCCTGGCCGGCGGGCGACGAGGTGATGATCGGCACGATCAACGCGTTCGGCACCCACGACCTCGTGCCGTACGCGGGCGGTTGGCTCGCGATCGTCGCGCAGAGGCTGGAGATGACCTATTCGTCGGCGGTCTCGCTCCATCCCCTTGCTCGTGACGCGCACGTCGCGGGCGAACAGCTCGAGATCGAGTCGACGACCGTTCGCTCGCTGGGGATCGGGCGGGCCGCCGCCATCGGAACGACGCCGTGGCTGCCCCTCGCACACGCCAGCGAAGGCGGCGCGCCGAGATTCGACGCGCGCCCGGTCGGCTGTCCGTGAGCCCGCATCGCCGTGTCGCCGCGCACGACGGCCGGCTCTGATACCTCGCCCGCCGTTGATTCGAGTTCAACGACCCGCTTATCCTCCCTCGACGGTGGAACCGCGTGTTGCGCAATGTGCGCGAGCGTCGGGGAGGATGTTCCATGAAACGCCTTGGCTCGCTTAGCCGGCCGCTGTTCGCGGTCATGCTGATCTTCACGGTGTTCGCATGCGGCGGCGGTGGCTGCTCCGGGTGCGAAGGATGTGGCGTCGCGCCGATTCCTGGTGGCTTCCCGCTGAACCAGCGCATTCCGAACTCCGCGCAGGTGCGCCTCTCGGAGAGCGGAATCCAGTTCATCGAGGACAACATCATGAGCATCGTCGGAACGCTGCTCATGGGCGGGCTCGAGTTCGACGTTCCGCAGATGTCGGGGAGCCAGTCGATCGGCGTCGGGAACGTGTCCTACACGCTCTGCACGTCGAACGACTGCGTCGCGCGCGGTGAGATCCAGGACCTCGATCTCACGCCGCAGAACGGCTCGAATCGCCTCTCGGCGCTCATCCAGGTGATCCTCGACAGCCGTGACTCGGCCGGGAATCGCCGGGCGATCCCTGTCCGGCTGCGGGGATCAGGAGTGCTCTTCTGGCTCGACACCACGTGCCAGGCCGACATCGACACGAGGAACGGGTCGCGCTCGCACATCGGGTTCGCGGCGGACATCGACTTCGTGGAGGAGACGCGGGCCCCGCGTACCGGCTACACGCGGCTCACCGTCGCGAGCGCCGACTTCGCCGAGGGTCAGGACATCGAGAGCGACGACATCGACATCGGCGGCTGCGACGGGCTCGATGGCGGAATCATCAACGGCGTCATCGGCCTCGTGAAGGACCAGCTCCTGGGTGCGCTCACCGGTCAGATCACCCCCGTTCTCACCGACGCGATCGACTCGCAGCTCTGCACCCGTGCCGGCGAGACCGGCTGCCCGACGCCGGGCTCGCGGCCCGATGGCGAGGGCCCCGACGCGACCTGCGTGTTCGAGTCGGCCCCCGATCAGTGCGTGCCGATCCTCCTCGGCACCGACGGGCGCGGCGATCTCGGCAACGCCTTCCTCGGCGGGTTCTCACCGGGCACGCACGGACACGGACAGTTCGTGCTCGGCGCAGGTGGCGACGGCGAGGCCGTGAACAACGGCATGTCGCTCTTCATGGTGGGCGGGTTCATGTCGATGGATCCGACGTTCACCACGTCGCCCGGACACAACCCGTGCGTGCCGGTCGTCGAGCCGCCCTGCGTGCCCGGCGGTGAAGGCGCGGAGGGCTGCAGCATCGCGCGCGCCGAGGCGTTCCGCGGCAACGTGATCCCCGGCACCTCGACGACCTCGCACGTCGGGATCGGCATCGCCGAGGACTTCCTCGACTACGCGGGCTACGGGATGTTCGACAGCGGCATGCTGTGCATCGGCGCGGGCACGCGCCTGAGCCAGCAGCTCTCGACCGGTCTCGTCTCGGGCCTCGTGCCCTCGCTGAACACGCTGACGTTCCCCGAGCGCGGCTCGCCGCTCACGCTCGCGATCCGTCCGCAGCTCCCGCCCGACTTCACGATCGGCACGAACGCGGGCGCGCCGCTGCTCACCGTGTTCCTCGAGCAGGTGCAGATCGACTGGTACGTGTGGAGCACCGAGCGCTACGTGCGCTTCATGACGTACCAGACCGATCTCACCATCGAGATCAACCTGGACGTCGAAGCGGGCGAGATCGTGCCGCGCATCGAGGGCGTGACCGCGTCGAACTCGATGATCTTCAACAACGAGCTGATCACCGAGAACCCCGACACCGTCGCGCGCGCGGTCGAGAACGTGCTCGGCACGTTCGCGGGCATGCTCGGCGGCTCGATCAGCCCGATCGCGCTCCCCGACATCATGGGCTTCGAGCTCGACGTGCCGGCGGAAGGCATCCGCGGTGTCGCCGACGGCGGTGAGTCGTTCCTCGGCATCTTCGCGAACCTGCGCATCGCCGGCTCGGCGATCGTGTCGCCGGTCGAGACGAGCCTCGAGGTGTCGGACCTCGAGCTCGATCACGAGAGCATGGCGCT is a window encoding:
- a CDS encoding putative metal-binding motif-containing protein, giving the protein MPKVWVGLCVAMVLVGCEPDYACGDFVWSEDQGRCVCPMGTTQSDAGTCLLSDGGMIFPPGWDGEVPGACPDGRPMRELFEDADGDGRGRPGTGALRCEGVTDGDDCDDTCAECFPGATEICDGRDNDCASGADDPFACVRGAATECETSCGSTGVVACGLDCAVPASATCTPPEEACDGDDDDCDGVVDEGVLAVGEPVDWIALVGNHFHVEPRTDGLVAVWADDAGVHARLVDASGAPAGATIDLASTLNADQLDTDVRGTVLYVAYSRGSEIYLLSAELPSLTVTAGPRRIASLASPTHTLQVEHTYTTMVFHDAASGSGIRMRSGTNIATDAFNERTAVAVSTLEYEVVVPATSIDRTYIVYSGRSSEAEDYEIYVQPVTSLGPDGTAHRITDNALHDDRPIVAEQDDRLAIAWLQRATTGSGTSSLQVHSIVPTASSPWPAGDEVMIGTINAFGTHDLVPYAGGWLAIVAQRLEMTYSSAVSLHPLARDAHVAGEQLEIESTTVRSLGIGRAAAIGTTPWLPLAHASEGGAPRFDARPVGCP